The sequence TAACTAAACAAGCACATGTCCGTTacattttagtataataaaagTATTACCGGCAAATGATTTGGCATCAAAATATtgtttgataaaatataaaccaaatgaTTACTTCCCTAATCACCTGCTTCATCAAAATGATTATGGAACCGCCCAACATTATTATGACTTTCATTTCTgacattattgtttttttttctcgattCTTGATATCAAATTATCAATATTAATATTTCTTCTCCATTATGATTAAAAAGGTAATACAGCTATGTGTTTCTAACCCACGTTCACTTAGCTTGCTAATCTTAAGAAAAATGTTAAGTAAAATGCAACGGATGATGATATTTAACAGTGAGAAAGAGGTGTGAGCCCATATATTTACAGTCAACGAtcaatagagagagagagagagagataaaagaGTGTGGTGTAGCTAAGCATTCATAATAGGACATGAATGATCTTGAAATAAAAATCCCCTTAATCTTCAACATATATTAATGGTAGTGTGAGTTCAGTGAGACTACTAGTAAGATCATCTCCATCGCTGGTTTATAAGGGGTTCATAACGAAGCCTCTTACCCgcttttgattaaaaaaataatataattaagtgAGATGGTTAGAGGTGCCTCTTAAATAACAATTTTAAGGGGTGAACTCTAAAATACGTGGCATCTGCTTTTCCCCTAGTTTCGTTGAGTGAAGAAAAAAATTGGTTATTCGACgcgatagaaaaaaaaaaaacacagagaaGGCGATTCGGGAGCGTCTTTGTTCTAAGGTAAATCAATACGAAAATCGATTCTTCTAGTTGTTTAGCCGTCGATTTATGGATTGGTACTTGTTCGATGTTGTTTTCCTGTGATTGATTAACAAATCGATTTAGGGATCGAGTTGAAATAAGGGTTTTCGTCAGGGTTCAAAGACGATTTGGGATTTGGGGCGTTCGTCTTCATAACCGCTTGATTTCGATTAGATTAGGTATTCAAATCGATAGAGGGTTCGTTTTCAAATTAGGTTTTCAAATTAGATTTTGGAATTGGTGCTTTCGTCTTTGTTTATTTCTTGTTAATGCCCCAATCTGTTTTCGACAGCATTGGAGGTTAGCTCATGGATCCTAATGAAGAGAGGAGATCTATGAAGGCGCTTAAGGCCCACTTCGATACCCTGCATTTTGTAACAGACTCGATGCAAGGAATTCAAGAACGGTGTGCATGTGGGCAACGCTTAGTTCGCGAGAGAGCTCCAGCAGAAGTGTTTGACTACCTACCAGGGAAGAGATTCTTCACCTGCAAGGAGTACAAAGTAAGCGTAAAACCTGTTCTATTTCTATCTGTCCAGTTTGCTTAGAAAATATAATCATAGTTCTTTGTCCAGTTTGCTTAGAAAATGTAATCATAGTTGTTATATTTCTGTAGGATGATGGGATGCATTACAGGCAGCCGTGGGTCTGTGCAGTCGAGGAAGAGCTAGGTTTCATGAAAACGAGGGTGGAAAAATGTGAAGAGTATAAATCCCTGGTGGTGAAGCTGGAAGTCGAGAATCAGGAGTTGAAAGTGAGCTGCTTTCAAGATTTTCTTAACGATTTAGGTTATGTGATCATAGTTGACACACATTTTAAAATTCTTGCAGGCAGAGGTGGAGAAGCTCATAGCCCGAGTGTCTCAGCTTGAGTATGCGCATAaggtttttgatgacattatctATGGTCGAGCTCCAAGAGTTGAATTCACCGTCAACGGTCACAAGTATAATAGGGCCTACTACCTCACCGACGGTATATATCCAAAGTGGCCTACCTTTATCCAATCCATCTCTATTCCTCAAGGTCCAAAGGACGTGTTATTTGCAGAACGTCAAGAAGCCGccagaaaagatgtcgagcgtGCATTTGGAGTCTTGCAAACTCGTTTTGCAATTGTTAGAAACCCGGCTCTTCTTTGGGAGAAGGAAAAAATCAGCAACATTATCAGAGCATGTATCATATTACACAATATGATAGTGGAAGAAGAACGAGATGGATACATTCGATACGATATATCCGAATTCGTTGAAGGAGAAACAAGCAGAAGTTCAGAGGTAGATTTCTCGTTCTCTACAAACATGCCTTCAAATCTCGGTAATATACTTGCCATTCGGAGTGAACTTCGCGACCAAAGGAAACATCAACGATTGAAGACCGATTTAATTGAGAATATATTTGCAAAATTTGGTAACCAACAATCATAATTATTGTAATCATAATTAttgtatgttttatattttttttcaataaacataactttttttttcataaaataaataatattaatttattccTAAGAACCTCACTTTGGAGTTCACCAATGGACACCCAAAATATTGGAAATCCTTAactttacaaaattaattaaaaaaaaaaaaattcctaagAACCTCTCTTAAGAGGTTCACCAATGGAGTTGCTCTAATACTACTATTACTAGAGAtttttccgggctacgcccggattaTTACCATAAATGTTATACTTCAGTTATgtctatattatttaattttatttgcatTTGAATATGTGTAAtctacatatacatatacagtGGTTCTTtaataaatagaaattataaaatgaagtttaaattattaaaatacaacagttaaataataatataaaacatatactaTACTATTTGAAATATTAGTAcatcaaaactaaaattataggCTTAAACTTGAATCAATTGATAGtttaaatttcatatattttttcttctatatatcTGTTTGCTGCTATATGATTTATGactaccatttttttttgtcaatggaACCATTCATTCTAATTCGTAAAAAATATTACACTTCGAATACTTTTTCAACTTCAACAAcgttaaattttcaaatattttttttcaaattgcctttacaaaaaaaattcaaagttttAATTTCACTAAAGACTCTAGCATCTGAAGAGTGCATTGCTCTAATTAGAATTTcagtaaaaaaattgtatgcCATGACCTCTTTAAACCTTTTGTGGACCTTTTCAAacgttacattttttttctggTAAAGGAGCATTATATTACATCATCCTTGTGTATATCCATAATTATTCAACATTTTTATGCTGTAACTGCCGAATAATTTAGAATCctctaattgtttttaaaaagttcTCAGAAATTATCTAAATAATTCGAGACAAAGATGTGGATATGTTGTATCCTCAAGTTGCTGCAGTTTCTATTGATTCcgcataaatatataattatatattgaacCTTGTTTTGGTTTGATTTCATTGGATCATTTGTTTCGGTGGTTTACATCATGAACCTGAATGTTTCACTTATTTTATATTGCATAATGTTATAATTTTGTCGAAATTCATAGTTCAAATAGTGTTTTCAAAACTTAGACCTAACACTCTAACTACAATGTGGAATGAATCAGGAATTGTGTTTTATTTTCACTTGCATATTATGAGTTAAACTCTATCATCTCCTTTGATGTTCTGGAACTGATTTGTTAATCCAAAGTGAGTTGCGTCACGTaactaatttaaaactaaacgaAGTTAATGGCTCACCTCCTCTATGAGTTGCTCACGTTCGAGTATTACATAACAACCACACTGCTCAATATCTCCCATGTTTCTTTGCAATACTTTTCATCAAGATGCCTAAGGCCTTTAGCTACCCTTCCCGCATTAAATAACACAGATTTTCTTCTATCTCCCTTGACTTCTATCAGATCAACCTCGAGTATTGTCTTGATTGCTACCTTCACATCTCTTTTGTTCCCGATATGCCTCCCTTGGAAGAACTTGTTAGTTTTGTGTAACACGCAGCTCGATTGTCGTATGCCTCTatgaaatccaaaaaaaaaacatattaatttaAAAGTTGAAATACGCCTTTGTATGCAGCACAACACTAAAGAACATAAGATGATTATAAATGGCCTTACTCTCAAGTCTTTTGGGTTCATTTTGATCGCTTCATGGTAATGTCTCACAGCATCATGATACTTCTTCTCCTTGAAGAGCTCAATACATGTATTAGAAACACAACAGGATGTTAGTTCAATTCTCTTTACCAATATATAATTGCAAAAAGAAATTACCAATTTTAACGTTCCGCATCGCTAATACTGAGATCAGAATACTCTTTCTGCTCTAACTCTTTCTTAAATCTCACAGTCTCATTCAGCCTCTTCAACGTAAGAGACTTCTGGTAAGTCACGATCACAGATCAGACAGTACCTGTTCCAAGAGAAgtgttagattttgaaaaaaaatcattaacagCAATATGGATTGCTCTAGTCCATCTGAACCAAACATTGATTTCTGaactgagaaaaaaaatatagagaagTCAAATTCGTTTCTTTACCTTCTCAACACAGGATCTGTGAGAATGTTTTGGATTGCCGGGTCTCGCATTCTGCTTGTCtgcaagaagaaaaataaataagacaAATTCACTGATTGACTCTAAACCTAAAAAGGAATACATAACAATAAGTTAGAATATAACCAGTAGTTATTTAAACTCCTTGGGAGTAAGGTCACCACAGTGTGCTTGTTGATCTATTGTATTATTTTACAGAACGTAACACAGGCTACTAAGATAACAGAGTGAATAATTTCTACATGCCTTTACACATATAACATACCTTCTAACACCATCGAGAGAAGCTCAATATTAGGATCATGTTTGCGACCCTATTGGTATGTGTCCATCGAATTTTCATACTCCTTGATGAAGAATTGGACAGCAATTTTTCTGCTGTACCCCTTTGAGAATGTTGGATCGATCTTGATGCACTTCTCCGCATCCTGAAATCGTATAAGTATTTTCTTCtcctgaaattttttttttcttaaagcaAAGTACTCAACTGTACTGAAACCCACAAACCAATATAGTGTTTTTTTAGATTCTAACTAACAAAGGTGGGTACCTGCACATAAGGATGCATGACCTTCTCCATGAGATTGCTACCATCTGAAGCGACCTCCATCTTGATCCATGCAAGTCCTCCTTATAACCTAAATGAATGAAATGTAGTGTCACATCAGATCAGATTTTCCTGTAGTTATTCTATAACCTAAGGGTGAGAAAAACTTAGAATGAGATTCATCCATCactctatttatttatatgtaaatcAAGAACTAATGAATCGAAAGAAAAAGCGAAGGCCTTTGAGCGGCGCAAGTGGATCTAACGCGCGACGAAATTTTCTCTCTAACTTTCAAGCTTCGTGTTCTCCGTGTGTGGAGGCGCTGCATCTTCCGGCAGCCTCGTCGGAGCTCGTCTCATCTCCCCACCCGGTACCTGATCATCAAGACGGAGGAGGAAGCGTCCGTCGTCGTCAAGGTGGTACCTTTCTCTCTCGTTGCGGTTCGGTAGATTCCCAGGTGAGCGCCATCGCTCTGGTGGTTCGTCAGTGAAGTTGTCAGCTTCCAGTCAGCTATCGGGGTTTGGTGTTCGTACCGATGGGTGGAGCTAGCGAAGTTTGATGTCTGAGGTTCTGTTATACGGGATGGCGGTTCTCTTGACGGTTTCTCTCTGGCTCGGCCTTCGGTTTCGCTTCCGTGAGTCTGAGAAGGTACGTGGTGTCTCAGACCTAGGAGGAAGAGTGAATTTCAGGCGGATTACGGCGTTAGGGTTATGGAGCCGGACCTTAATCCTTTGGTTCCGGCGTTTTGGGGACAGGGGGCGACTCTGCGGGTGGTGGTCTGAAGGTTAGACGATGGAACGACCGTGGGTCTTGGACACACCGGCGCCGTGAAGTCTCATTGACCGGATTTCTTGCCATCAGTGTCCACCGGAGTCTAGATCTTACTCTATTCAGCTTTCTTTCCCTCGAATTGTAGTCTCTTTCGTTTCAGTATTTGCTTGTGGgctgatttattaaaaaaaaaaagctaagggTCATAACGCTGATCAATTAATTTGCAGAGAAGGAAACCAAGAGTTTCAACACGTTGGAAAGGAGAGAGTTTCAACACGTTgagaaggagatgaagagaaCGGTGGTGAAGGAATAAATTGACGTGGCATTATAATACTTCTTTATTGGTTGATTTAATTTTCTGACGTGGATAGGCTCAATGGagctcatatatcccttttaatatagtatagatgtCTGAATTAAAGCATCATTGATAATTGCTTACGCTGCATTGGATCCATTAAACTTTagcttttttattaaaaaaattctatgaGGAAAAAAAGTGTGAAGAATTGGGATAGAGTAAAATTGCGACATTATTGATAGGAATTTAGAGAATACTAATTGCTTTGGgaggagaagaaagaaagaaagaggggTCAGAGGGGCAATTACGAAGAGATA comes from Brassica rapa cultivar Chiifu-401-42 chromosome A02, CAAS_Brap_v3.01, whole genome shotgun sequence and encodes:
- the LOC103850408 gene encoding uncharacterized protein LOC103850408, which codes for MDPNEERRSMKALKAHFDTLHFVTDSMQGIQERCACGQRLVRERAPAEVFDYLPGKRFFTCKEYKDDGMHYRQPWVCAVEEELGFMKTRVEKCEEYKSLVVKLEVENQELKAEVEKLIARVSQLEYAHKVFDDIIYGRAPRVEFTVNGHKYNRAYYLTDGIYPKWPTFIQSISIPQGPKDVLFAERQEAARKDVERAFGVLQTRFAIWKKNEMDTFDTIYPNSLKEKQAEVQR